A stretch of Desulfobacter hydrogenophilus DNA encodes these proteins:
- a CDS encoding endonuclease III domain-containing protein: protein MAIDIAFFLGTLSQEVETYQVPVVDLIAVQTRSAFKVLVATILSARTKDEVTAVAAQRLLELAPDPEALRALSTSQIQKLIFPVGFYKSKARYLSKLPEALDTFQGQVPDEIDALVTLPGVGRKTANLVRAVAFDKDAICVDTHVHRIMNIWGYVKTKTPLDTEKALRKKLPKKFWKEVNRILVTFGQGTCRPVGPHCYRCVLEEYCLKKGVKPAKPPKN, encoded by the coding sequence ATGGCCATTGATATTGCCTTTTTTCTTGGGACGCTAAGTCAGGAAGTTGAAACCTATCAGGTGCCGGTGGTGGATCTGATTGCCGTCCAGACCCGGTCTGCCTTTAAAGTGCTTGTGGCCACGATTTTGTCCGCAAGAACCAAGGATGAGGTGACGGCGGTTGCCGCACAGCGGCTGCTGGAATTGGCCCCGGACCCTGAAGCATTGCGGGCGCTTTCCACTTCTCAGATTCAGAAACTGATTTTTCCCGTGGGATTTTATAAATCCAAAGCCCGATATTTATCAAAATTGCCCGAAGCTCTGGACACCTTCCAGGGACAAGTACCCGATGAGATTGACGCCCTGGTAACGCTTCCGGGGGTAGGGCGTAAAACCGCCAATCTGGTCAGGGCGGTGGCTTTTGACAAGGATGCCATCTGTGTGGACACCCATGTACACCGGATTATGAATATCTGGGGGTATGTGAAAACAAAAACCCCCCTTGATACGGAAAAAGCATTAAGAAAAAAGTTGCCAAAAAAATTCTGGAAAGAAGTGAACCGAATTCTGGTTACCTTTGGCCAGGGCACCTGTCGTCCGGTTGGGCCCCATTGTTACCGATGCGTGCTTGAAGAATACTGTCTTAAAAAAGGGGTGAAGCCGGCAAAACCGCCTAAAAATTAA
- a CDS encoding proline dehydrogenase family protein, whose amino-acid sequence MLHKIISRTLPYFPPKLIWQFSKSYIAGETSQDAINASKALNRENIMVTLDILGEFIKTMSQAAKNRYAYLTLIRTIEAAGINANYSLKPTMFGLLIDKKICFEYIRELTAEAASHGNFIRIDMENSPCVDDSIDIFRRLKREFPQNIGLVLQAYLKRTLNDLESMLDLRRDDAALNFRLVKGIYVEPADIAYKDYHEINDHFLKDLEFMLKNKIDAAIATHDTPLIQGALHLIDKYQVPKEHYEFQMLYGVTPKKRRELVKNGHRMRVYVPFGEQWFGYSTRRLKENPAMVKHIIKALFYKE is encoded by the coding sequence ATGTTACATAAAATAATCAGCCGAACCCTGCCCTATTTCCCGCCCAAATTAATCTGGCAGTTTTCAAAAAGCTATATCGCAGGCGAAACCAGTCAGGACGCCATAAACGCGTCAAAGGCCCTCAACCGGGAGAATATTATGGTGACCCTGGACATTCTTGGCGAATTTATCAAAACCATGTCCCAGGCAGCAAAAAACCGGTATGCGTACCTTACCCTTATCCGCACCATTGAAGCGGCAGGAATTAACGCCAACTACTCCCTGAAACCTACCATGTTCGGTCTTTTGATCGATAAAAAAATCTGTTTTGAATACATACGGGAACTTACGGCCGAGGCGGCATCCCATGGCAATTTTATCCGCATTGACATGGAAAACTCTCCCTGTGTGGATGATTCCATTGATATTTTCCGCAGGCTCAAACGGGAATTTCCCCAAAACATAGGCCTGGTGCTCCAGGCTTATCTGAAACGCACCCTAAACGATCTTGAATCCATGCTGGATTTGCGTCGTGATGATGCAGCGTTGAACTTCAGACTGGTCAAGGGAATCTATGTGGAACCGGCAGACATTGCATATAAGGATTACCATGAAATTAATGACCACTTTCTTAAAGACCTTGAATTCATGTTGAAAAACAAGATAGATGCAGCCATTGCAACCCATGACACGCCTCTGATACAGGGAGCACTTCACCTGATCGACAAATATCAGGTACCAAAAGAACACTATGAATTTCAGATGCTCTACGGCGTAACGCCCAAAAAACGGCGGGAGCTTGTAAAAAACGGCCACAGGATGCGGGTTTACGTACCGTTTGGAGAACAATGGTTTGGTTATTCAACCCGCAGGCTCAAAGAGAATCCAGCCATGGTCAAGCACATTATTAAGGCGTTATTTTATAAGGAATAA